A segment of the Pseudomonadota bacterium genome:
CGCCGACCTCGCCTCGGCGGCCATAGAGCGCGCCCGCTACTTCTCGCACCTCATGCAGAGCGAGAAGCTCAGCGCCCTGGGCACCCTGGTGGCGGGCATCACCCACGAGCTCAACAGCCCCCTCACCGTGATCATGGGCTTCGCCGGCGTGCTCAAGACGCGGTTGGAGAAGACCTCTGACGACTACGACATGGTCGACCGCATGCACAGCGAGGCGGTGCGCTGCCGCAACCTCGTGCGCCAGATGCTCAGCCTGTCGCGGTCTGGCACCGAGGCGCCCCGCAAGCGAACCGATCTGGGCCAGCTCGTGAACGCCTGCGCTCGCCTGCTGCGCACCGACTTCCGCGACGCCAACGCCGATCTGGTCGTCGACGTGGCCGATGGCCTTCCCGAGGTCGAGATCAACACCGACCAGTGGACGCAGGTGTGCCTCAACCTGCTCACCAACGCCCTCCACGCGGTCAGCGACAAGCCCGAAGACCAGCGCGGCCGCGCCACGGTTCGCCTCGTGGGGTCGCGCGAGAAGCTGCGGCTCATCATCGCCGACAACGGGTCCGGCATCGATCGCAAGATACTGCGTCGCATCTTCGACCCGTTCTTCACCACCAAGCCCGCGGGGCAGGGAACCGGACTCGGCCTGAGCATCACCCACGGCATCGTCACCGATCACGGCGGCACCATCTCGGCCGCCAACGATCCCAACGGCGGCGCCATCTTCGTCATCGAGCTGCCGGTCGCCGCGCCCCCCGCGCCGCCCGCCACCCCATCCGTCAGCGCGGAGCCGTGAGACGTGGCTGTCACCGAGTTCATCAAGCGGGTGGCCACCTTCGCCGGACGCAGCCTCGAGTTCGCGCTCACGGGGCAGTCTGACTTTGCGGTCATAACCTCTGAGCTCGCCGACTTCAAGACCGTCACCGATATCACCAAGGCGAAGCGCGCCCTCGCCGACATCCGGACCTTCATCGCCCACGAGTTCCGGATCCAGGTGCAGGCGCCCGTGATCATCGAGCTCTTCAGTGATCGTGACTGGACGCCCGCGTCGCTCCGATACGTCATGCGCGGGGCCGTGGGAAGCTACCAGCCGCAGCCGCTGGGAGGGTCGATGGCCCACGCCGTGCACGTGCTCAGCGGCCTCTCGACCGGACGCTTCAAGGCCATCGTGGCGCACGAGCTGGTGCACGCCTACGAGCGCG
Coding sequences within it:
- a CDS encoding GAF domain-containing protein, whose translation is MDARSPLSLNLWRSTADLVGIRTAHREYPLHDTGGRPRAAPGAAGTEGNDMSEQLRNLTSVELDRLNVLSTISQMLNASYDVDEVLQKVLDVVINTLGAQRGFVVLDRGDDEPDVAVARNLDKADIQADDFLYSRTLVRRVLETGDPIISRDVSADLDLSSNRSLTLIGTRSILCVPMSTRSNRIGVIYLDNQISSGVFVQSDLDLLRIIADLASAAIERARYFSHLMQSEKLSALGTLVAGITHELNSPLTVIMGFAGVLKTRLEKTSDDYDMVDRMHSEAVRCRNLVRQMLSLSRSGTEAPRKRTDLGQLVNACARLLRTDFRDANADLVVDVADGLPEVEINTDQWTQVCLNLLTNALHAVSDKPEDQRGRATVRLVGSREKLRLIIADNGSGIDRKILRRIFDPFFTTKPAGQGTGLGLSITHGIVTDHGGTISAANDPNGGAIFVIELPVAAPPAPPATPSVSAEP